In Erigeron canadensis isolate Cc75 chromosome 1, C_canadensis_v1, whole genome shotgun sequence, a single window of DNA contains:
- the LOC122604371 gene encoding uncharacterized protein LOC122604371 — protein MASFISSTYNTPPLLNHHHPKFNPQLSFLISHHPNPKYYLKKRHLLCFAAKQQNGPVKKRQSSTNNKKPVKNKGKNGGFSSKGFVTELENEDDGVFEETTSSSSGGGGGAGKVRYQPLPLPKPPAGFLVDDQGRVVAVSDRRIATIVDPANNFPLECVIRRVFRSSQGDECMLLCPIDTPVQILKSTNFEGWSALSDDEVESILPTASYALAKIHMHLVYSGFCYTARGGFCYTEDDIFECGTDDGQALDGLPTEGVEITCFQLDGSHYMIYTPSDPLLFVAVKDGNGQLRIADDEVLEDPLTVSAIDEETEFNALVEEEAALLDSLLGKR, from the exons atggcATCTTTTATCTCATCAACTTACAACACACCCCCTTTACTAAACCACCACCACCCTAAATTCAACCCCCAATTATCTTTTCTTATCTCCCACCATCCAAACCCTAAATATTATCTTAAAAAAAGACACTTGTTATGCTTTGCTGCAAAACAACAAAATGGGCCAGTCAAAAAGAGACAATCTTCAACTAATAACAAGAAACCAGTCAAAAATAAGGGTAAAAATGGTGGCTTTAGTAGTAAGGGTTTTGTAACTGAGCTTGAAAATGAGGATGATGGTGTCTTTGAGGAgactacttcttcttcttctggtggtggtggtggtgctggGAAAGTGAGGTATCAACCGTTACCGTTGCCGAAACCGCCTGCTGGGTTTCTTGTGGATGATCAAGGGAGAGTTGTTGCGGTTTCGGATAGACGAATTGCTACTATT GTTGATCCTGCAAATAATTTTCCATTAGAGTGTGTTATTAGAAGAGTTTTTAGAAGTTCACAAGGGGATGAATGTATGCTACTATGCCCCATTGATAC GCCAGTCCAGATACTAAAGAGCACAAATTTCGAAGGATGGTCAGCT CTTAGCGATGATGAAGTTGAGTCAATCCTCCCTACTGCCTCCTACGCTCTCGCCAAGATTCACATGCATCTTGTATATAGTGG GTTTTGCTATACAGCTCGTGGAGGATTTTGCTACACTGAGGATGACATATTTGAATGTGGCACAG ATGATGGTCAAGCTTTGGATGGCTTGCCTACTGAAGGCGTTGAAATAACATGCTTTCAGCTG GATGGTTCTCATTACATGATCTACACCCCATCTGATCCACTTTTGTTTGTAGCTGTGAAG GATGGCAATGGTCAACTGCGGATTGCTGATGAT GAGGTACTCGAGGACCCTTTGACAGTTAGTGCAATAGATGAGGAAACCGAGTTCAACGCTTTGGTG GAAGAAGAGGCTGCTCTGTTGGATTCACTACTAGGGAAAAGGTAG
- the LOC122585738 gene encoding uncharacterized protein LOC122585738: MGSCSCRQPIISHLLPNPSTKTLITNIKKNPFIVIVSSSLSKPQFTVKRRQLLLLSIPFSLQFSSSGVAGASVFDPLTDAEKAASTEVTRRVAEAVELLEKGREFQAQGDYVQALQYFTQVVREYKDFALSEYARVGRALALYEVGDKNEAIAEMEDVSISLKGSPEVHAALAAALYSDKHASVLAENQFAIATLLDPKYTDLGYVKDTKHWPPSLVRSLQDFFTLS; this comes from the exons ATGGGTTCTTGTAGTTGCAGGCAACCAATAATATCACATCTTCTTCCTAACCCCTCCaccaaaaccctaatcactAACATCAAGAAAAACCCATTCATCGTTATAGTCTCTTCATCATTATCTAAACCCCAATTCACAGTTAAAAGAAGGCAATTACTGTTGCTTTCTATCCCATTTTCACTTCAGTTTAGTAGTTCAGGTGTTGCGGGTGCCTCTGTTTTCGACCCGCTTACGGATGCCGAGAAAGCGGCGAGTACGGAGGTCACCCGTAGAGTCGCTGAAGCTGTTGAACTTCTTGAAAAAGGAAGAGAATTTCAGGCTCAGGGTGATTATGTCCAAGCTCTTCAATACTTCACTcag GTTGTTAGAGAATACAAAGACTTTGCTCTTTCAGAGTATGCAAGAGTTGGTAGAGCGTTAGCTTTGTATGAGGTTGGGGACAAAAATGAAGCAATAGCAGAAATGGAGGATGTTTCAATTTCCTTAAAAGGCAGTCCAG AAGTGCATGCAGCTCTAGCGGCAGCGTTATATTCCGATAAGCATGCATCGGTGCTTGCTGAAAACCAGTTCGCTATAGCAACTCTTCTCGATCCAAAATACACGGATCTTGGATATGTAAAAGATACAAAGCATTGGCCTCCAAGTTTGGTTCGGTCTTTGCAAGATTTTTTCACTCTTTCTTAA
- the LOC122585739 gene encoding fatty acid amide hydrolase-like isoform X2, with amino-acid sequence MGLLKDKGVVYKPVDDIDLGPHSKEVYLHADVKAPRMAGTLAKIFVWFLELKIIGDALLYFLKKNNRIQKLVSFAVLEDLPLYVPLHPYEDVKQDENSKCLDSNLSPAEQVQEAKDCLESSKTTLKDSISDNSFRRYTIMDYSKAYTSREITPLMVSERLVSAILQSSAPGMGMSFFINYESNHILKQATESTLRYERGEPISVLDGVPIAIKDEIDCMPYPTTGGTRWLHKVRACNEDACCVKRLRSCGAILIGKTNMHELGAGTSGINPHYGTSRNPYDPKRISGGSSSGSAASVCAGLCPVALGVDGGGSVRMPAALCGIVGLKPSFGRIPHSGVIPLNWTVGMVGVLAGTVEDSMITYAAMSGNAETHQPTMPKLYLPILKPYSQMSSITLAKSKEWFNDCSDDIRISCLSALDNLHTCYGWQTVEVTIPDIEVMRLAHYVTIGAECSTSLGHYLENINKSESGSDVRVALSVYGAFNSRDYLNAQRIRNRQMKIHERIFTMADVIVTPTVGVTAYEIKDDAQETGELDYINGAALVRYSISGNFLGLPAVTVPIGYDKLGLPIGIQFIGKPWSEALLIQIAYAMEALCKAEYKKPKVYYDLLTKS; translated from the exons atggggCTTCTAAAGGACAAAGGTGTTGTTTACAAGCCCGTGGACGATATCGATCTTGGCCCTCACAGCAAAGAAGTCTACCTCCATGCCGACGTCAAAG ctCCTCGTATGGCTGGAACTCTTGcaaaaatatttgtttggtTTTTGGAGTTGAAGATCATTGGTGATGCCTTGTTGTATTTCCTCAAAAAGAACAATCGAATTCAAAAG CTTGTTTCATTTGCAGTTTTGGAAGATTTACCTCTATATGTTCCTTTACATCCTTATGAAG ATGTTAAACAAGATGAAAATTCAAAATGCCTGGACTCTAATTTATCACCAGCAGAACAAGTTCAAGAGGCCAAAGACTGTTTAGAATCTTCAAAAACGACACTCAAAGATTCAATATCAGATAACAGTTTCCGTCGCTACACGATAATGGATTATTCAAAAGCATATACATCACGAGAGATAACTCCTCTCATG GTTTCAGAGCGTTTAGTATCTGCGATCTTGCAATCTTCAGCTCCAGGGATGGGTATGTCATTCTTCATTAACTATGAATCTAATCATATTCTAAAGCAAGCTACTGAGTCAACTCTTCGGTACGAGAGAG GAGAACCAATTTCAGTTCTAGACGGAGTTCCAATTGCTATCAAGGACGAAATAGACTGTATGCCATATCCAACCACGG GAGGCACTAGGTGGTTGCATAAGGTAAGAGCTTGTAACGAAGATGCTTGTTGTGTAAAGCGCCTAAGGTCATGTGGCGCCATACTTATAGGGAAAACAAATATGCATGAACTTGGTGCAGGAACCAGTGGAATAAACCCACATTATGG GACATCGCGAAATCCATATGACCCCAAACGAATCTCTGGTGGTTCATCTAGCGGATCTGCTGCTTCTGTATGTGCAGGGCTATGCCCAGTAGCCCTTGGTGTTGACGGGGGAG GATCTGTGAGAATGCCTGCTGCTCTTTGTGGTATTGTTGGATTAAAGCCATCCTTTGGCcgcataccacactctgg GGTTATTCCTTTGAACTGGACAGTTGGAATGGTTGGGGTACTAGCCGGCACAGTTGAGGATTCTATGATCAC TTATGCTGCAATGAGTGGAAATGCTGAAACACATCAACCTACTATG CCTAAACTGTATCTGCCAATTCTAAAGCCTTATAGTCAGATGTCTAGTATCACGCTTGCTAAATCCAAAGAG TGGTTTAACGACTGCAGTGATGACATAAGAATCTCCTGTTTAAGTGCTCTGGATAATCTTCATACATGCTACGGATGGCAG ACTGTGGAAGTGACTATACCAGATATAGAGGTGATGCGGCTGGCACATTATGTAACTATTGGAGCAGAATGTTCAACTTCTCTTGGTCATTATTTGGAAAATAT TAACAAGTCAGAATCAGGGTCAGATGTAAGAGTAGCACTATCTGTATATGGAGCTTTCAACAGTAGGGATTACTTGAATGCGCAACGGATAAG GAACCGTCAAATGAAGATTCATGAAAGGATATTCACAATGGCAGATGTCATCGTCACACCTACAGTCGG TGTGACAGCATACGAAATAAAAGATGATGCTCAAGAAACCGGTGAATTGGACTACATAAATGGAG CTGCACTTGTACGATATTCTATAAGTGGAAACTTTTTGGGGTTGCCGGCTGTGACTGTTCCG ATCGGATATGACAAACTTGGATTGCCCATTGGCATTCAATTTATTGGGAAGCCTTGGTCTGAAGCATTGTTGATCCAGATTGCTTACGCAATGGAG GCCTTGTGCAAGGCAGAATACAAGAAGCCTAAAGTTTACTATGATCTACTAACTAAGAGCTGA
- the LOC122585739 gene encoding fatty acid amide hydrolase-like isoform X1, which produces MGLLKDKGVVYKPVDDIDLGPHSKEVYLHADVKAPRMAGTLAKIFVWFLELKIIGDALLYFLKKNNRIQKLVSFAVLEDLPLYVPLHPYEDVKQDENSKCLDSNLSPAEQVQEAKDCLESSKTTLKDSISDNSFRRYTIMDYSKAYTSREITPLMVSERLVSAILQSSAPGMGMSFFINYESNHILKQATESTLRYERGEPISVLDGVPIAIKDEIDCMPYPTTGGTRWLHKVRACNEDACCVKRLRSCGAILIGKTNMHELGAGTSGINPHYGTSRNPYDPKRISGGSSSGSAASVCAGLCPVALGVDGGGSVRMPAALCGIVGLKPSFGRIPHSGVIPLNWTVGMVGVLAGTVEDSMITYAAMSGNAETHQPTMQPKLYLPILKPYSQMSSITLAKSKEWFNDCSDDIRISCLSALDNLHTCYGWQTVEVTIPDIEVMRLAHYVTIGAECSTSLGHYLENINKSESGSDVRVALSVYGAFNSRDYLNAQRIRNRQMKIHERIFTMADVIVTPTVGVTAYEIKDDAQETGELDYINGAALVRYSISGNFLGLPAVTVPIGYDKLGLPIGIQFIGKPWSEALLIQIAYAMEALCKAEYKKPKVYYDLLTKS; this is translated from the exons atggggCTTCTAAAGGACAAAGGTGTTGTTTACAAGCCCGTGGACGATATCGATCTTGGCCCTCACAGCAAAGAAGTCTACCTCCATGCCGACGTCAAAG ctCCTCGTATGGCTGGAACTCTTGcaaaaatatttgtttggtTTTTGGAGTTGAAGATCATTGGTGATGCCTTGTTGTATTTCCTCAAAAAGAACAATCGAATTCAAAAG CTTGTTTCATTTGCAGTTTTGGAAGATTTACCTCTATATGTTCCTTTACATCCTTATGAAG ATGTTAAACAAGATGAAAATTCAAAATGCCTGGACTCTAATTTATCACCAGCAGAACAAGTTCAAGAGGCCAAAGACTGTTTAGAATCTTCAAAAACGACACTCAAAGATTCAATATCAGATAACAGTTTCCGTCGCTACACGATAATGGATTATTCAAAAGCATATACATCACGAGAGATAACTCCTCTCATG GTTTCAGAGCGTTTAGTATCTGCGATCTTGCAATCTTCAGCTCCAGGGATGGGTATGTCATTCTTCATTAACTATGAATCTAATCATATTCTAAAGCAAGCTACTGAGTCAACTCTTCGGTACGAGAGAG GAGAACCAATTTCAGTTCTAGACGGAGTTCCAATTGCTATCAAGGACGAAATAGACTGTATGCCATATCCAACCACGG GAGGCACTAGGTGGTTGCATAAGGTAAGAGCTTGTAACGAAGATGCTTGTTGTGTAAAGCGCCTAAGGTCATGTGGCGCCATACTTATAGGGAAAACAAATATGCATGAACTTGGTGCAGGAACCAGTGGAATAAACCCACATTATGG GACATCGCGAAATCCATATGACCCCAAACGAATCTCTGGTGGTTCATCTAGCGGATCTGCTGCTTCTGTATGTGCAGGGCTATGCCCAGTAGCCCTTGGTGTTGACGGGGGAG GATCTGTGAGAATGCCTGCTGCTCTTTGTGGTATTGTTGGATTAAAGCCATCCTTTGGCcgcataccacactctgg GGTTATTCCTTTGAACTGGACAGTTGGAATGGTTGGGGTACTAGCCGGCACAGTTGAGGATTCTATGATCAC TTATGCTGCAATGAGTGGAAATGCTGAAACACATCAACCTACTATG CAGCCTAAACTGTATCTGCCAATTCTAAAGCCTTATAGTCAGATGTCTAGTATCACGCTTGCTAAATCCAAAGAG TGGTTTAACGACTGCAGTGATGACATAAGAATCTCCTGTTTAAGTGCTCTGGATAATCTTCATACATGCTACGGATGGCAG ACTGTGGAAGTGACTATACCAGATATAGAGGTGATGCGGCTGGCACATTATGTAACTATTGGAGCAGAATGTTCAACTTCTCTTGGTCATTATTTGGAAAATAT TAACAAGTCAGAATCAGGGTCAGATGTAAGAGTAGCACTATCTGTATATGGAGCTTTCAACAGTAGGGATTACTTGAATGCGCAACGGATAAG GAACCGTCAAATGAAGATTCATGAAAGGATATTCACAATGGCAGATGTCATCGTCACACCTACAGTCGG TGTGACAGCATACGAAATAAAAGATGATGCTCAAGAAACCGGTGAATTGGACTACATAAATGGAG CTGCACTTGTACGATATTCTATAAGTGGAAACTTTTTGGGGTTGCCGGCTGTGACTGTTCCG ATCGGATATGACAAACTTGGATTGCCCATTGGCATTCAATTTATTGGGAAGCCTTGGTCTGAAGCATTGTTGATCCAGATTGCTTACGCAATGGAG GCCTTGTGCAAGGCAGAATACAAGAAGCCTAAAGTTTACTATGATCTACTAACTAAGAGCTGA
- the LOC122603197 gene encoding probable glucan 1,3-alpha-glucosidase has product MKSILALIFLILFLNSVTSWKKEEFRNCNQTPFCKRARSRKPQHCKLIINDVSIINGDLIAKLTNPIQNQEHPDQDFESKQLTLSLSVYQDGILRLKIDEDLDENQNPPKKRYQVADVIVSEFESKKLWLKRFTSEVLNDDLLQSYVVDLFDGYEFVVRSDPFEVFVREQNSGKKVMSFNSHGLFDFETLRVKKEGDDWEERFRSHTDSRPYGPQSISFDVSFYGADFVYGIPEHATSLALKPTNGPGVEESEPYRLFNLDVFEYLHESPFGLYGSIPFMLSHGSERGTSGFFWLNAAEMQIDVLGSGWDAESAIKLPSDQKRIDTLWMSEAGIVDAFFFIGPKPKDVVKQYASVTGTSAMPQLFSTGYHQCRWNYRDEEDVKNVDSKFDEHDIPYDVLWLDIEHTDGKRYFTWDKVLFPNPEEMQKDLASRGRKMVTIVDPHIKRDDNYHIHKEASANGYYVKDASGRDYDGWCWPGSSSYIDMVNPEIRSWWADKFAYTEYVGSTPSLYIWNDMNEPSVFNGPEVTMPRDALHYGNVEHRELHNAYGYYFHMATSDGLLKREGGTDRPFVLSRAFFPGTQRYGTVWTGDNTAEWEQLRVSVPMILTLGITGITFAGADVGGFFGNPDTELLVRWYQVAAYLPFFRGHAHHDTKRREPWLFGERNTEVMRDAIRVRYTLLPYFYTLFREANVTGVPVARPLWMEFPNDEATFNNDEAFMVGNGLLVQGVYTERAKDVTVYLPRDHTWYDLRTGTAYKGGKTQKMAVTDADIPVFQRSGTIIPRKDRFRRSTVQMENDPYTLVIAVDSSGAAEGELYIDDGKSYEFKHGAYIHRRFVFSDGKLTSINLAPSTSLGSKFLSDCTIERIILLGHSSKPKSARIEPSNHVTDIELGPLQIRSGVRSSVLTIRKPNVRVSEDWTIQIL; this is encoded by the exons ATGAAATCAATTCTTGCTCTCATCTTTTTGATCCTTTTTTTAAACTCAGTTACTTCATGGAAAAAAGAAGAATTTAGAAATTGCAATCAAACCCCTTTTTGCAAAAGAGCTAGATCAAGAAAACCACAACATTGTAAACTCATAATCAATGACGTAAGCATCATTAATGGTGATCTAATTGCCAAATTAACAAACCCCATTCAAAACCAAGAACACCCAGATCAAGATTTTGAGTCAAAGCAGTTAACTTTATCATTATCTGTCTATCAAGATGGGATTTTGAGGCTTAAAATTGATGAAgatttggatgaaaatcaaaacCCACCAAAGAAAAGGTATCAAGTGGCTGATGTTATTGTTTCTGAGTTTGAAAGTAAAAAACTTTGGTTAAAAAGATTTACTTCAGAGGTACTTAATGATGATTTGTTGCAATCTTATGTTGTTGATTTGTTTGATGGGTATGAATTTGTTGTTAGAAGTGACCCTTTTGAGGTTTTTGTTAGGGAACAAAATAGTGGTAAAAAGGTTATGTCTTTTAACTCTCATGGGTTGTTTGATTTTGAAACATTAAGGGTTAAGAAAGAAGGGGATGATTGGGAAGAAAGGTTTAGGAGTCATACGGATAGTAGACCGTACGGTCCTCAGTCGATTAGTTTTGATGTGTCCTTTTATGGTGCTGATTTTGTTTATGGGATCCCTGAACATGCTACTAGTCTTGCTTTGAAACCTACTAATGGACCTGGTGTCGAAGAGTCTGAACCATATAGGTTGTTTAACTTAGATGTGTTTGAGTATTTACACGAGTCACCGTTTGGGCTTTATGGGTCAATACCGTTTATGTTATCACACGGTAGTGAACGTGGGACGTCAGGGTTTTTTTGGTTGAATGCTGCAGAAATGCAGATTGATGTTCTTGGGTCAGGTTGGGATGCTGAGTCTGCGATCAAGTTGCCTTCGGATCAGAAGAGGATTGATACGTTGTGGATGAGTGAAGCTGGGATTGTTGATGCGTTCTTTTTTATCGGGCCTAAACCAAAAGATGTTGTTAAGCAGTATGCTAGTGTTACTGGAACGTCGGCAATGCCTCAGTTGTTTTCTACGGGTTATCATCAATGTAGATGGAATTATAGGGATGAAGAGGATGTCAAGAATGTAGATTCGAAATTCGATGAACATGATATTCCATATGATGTTTTATGGCTGGATATTGAGCATACCGATGGGAAAAGGTATTTTACATGGGATAAGGTTCTTTTCCCAAACCCTGAAGAAATGCAAAAGGATCTGGCTTCGAGGGGTAGGAAAATGGTTACTATCGTGGATCCGCATATAAAGAGAGATGACAATTATCATATACATAAGGAGGCTTCAGCGAACGGTTACTATGTGAAGGATGCAAGTGGAAGGGATTATGATGGTTGGTGTTGGCCTGGATCCTCTTCGTATATAGATATGGTAAACCCGGAGATAAGATCATGGTGGGCTGATAAATTTGCATATACAGAGTATGTTGGGTCAACCCCATCTTTATACATATGGAATGACATGAACGAGCCTTCCGTATTCAACGGGCCTGAG GTGACCATGCCTCGAGATGCTTTACATTATGGTAATGTTGAGCACCGAGAGTTGCATAATGCGTATGGCTACTACTTCCACATGGCTACATCTGATGGCCTTCTGAAACGAGAAGGAGGAACAGATAGGCCTTTTGTTCTGTCCCGAGCATTTTTCCCAGGTACCCAAAGGTATGGGACAGTTTGGACGGGAGATAATACAGCAGAATGGGAGCAGCTTCGTGTTTCCGTTCCAATGATTTTGACACTTGGCATTACTGGGATAACATTCGCTG GTGCTGATGTTGGTGGGTTCTTTGGGAATCCTGACACCGAGTTACTTGTTCGCTGGTACCAAGTCGCTGCTTACTTGCCATTCTTCAGGGGCCATGCCCATCATGATACCAAGAGACGGGAACCATGGCTATTTGG gGAACGTAATACTGAGGTGATGAGGGATGCCATACGCGTGCGGTACACATTGCTTCCGTATTTCTACACATTATTTCGAGAGGCAAATGTTACTGGAGTCCCAGTTGCCCGGCCCCTATGGATGGAGTTTCCCAATGATGAAGCGACTTTTAACAACGATGAGGCTTTCATGGTTGGAAATGGTCTTCTAGTGCAAGGAGTTTATACCGAG CGTGCAAAAGATGTAACGGTTTACCTTCCAAGGGATCATACTTGGTATGACCTTAGAACCGGTACAGCATATAAAGGAGGGAAGACACAAAAGATGGCGGTAACAGACGCAGATATACCCGTTTTTCAAAGGTCGGGAACTATTATTCCAAGGAAAGATCGGTTTCGTAGAAGTACAGTACAAATGGAGAACGATCCTTACACACTG GTTATTGCTGTGGATAGTTCAGGAGCAGCTGAAGGTGAACTATACATAGATGATGGCAAGAGCTACGAGTTCAAGCATGGTGCTTACATCCATCGCCGTTTTGTATTCTCAGATGGCAAACTTACATCTATCAACCTAGCCCCTTCAACATCTCTAGGCTCTAAATTCTTGTCTGATTGCACCATCGAGAGAATCATACTGTTAGGCCACTCATCCAAACCTAAGAGTGCCCGTATTGAGCCATCAAACCACGTTACTGATATTGAACTAGGTCCCCTCCAGATTCGTTCCGGGGTTAGGTCATCGGTTTTGACCATCCGCAAGCCTAATGTCCGTGTTTCAGAAGATTGGACCATACAAATTTTGTAG